The Magnetospirillum sp. 15-1 genome window below encodes:
- a CDS encoding RluA family pseudouridine synthase, with translation MSEVQTLTIAEEEAEIRLDRWFKRHFPTVSHGLLEKWLRAGNVRVDGKRAKSNQRLEAGQSVRIPPLPAAEAPPREVKPAPVDEKTARMLRDAVIYMDDDIIALNKPPGLAVQGGTGMADKHLDAWLDALSFDGGRPKLVHRLDKDTSGVLLLGRTANAAAKLAAAFKSRAARKCYWALVAGVPRYPQGRIDAPLAKLPGKAGEKVAVDKEDGKHAVTYYRVVDSTLKRAAWLELEPRTGRTHQLRAHCLLLGTPIMGDGKYGGAAALIEGTGVSRKLHLHARAVRLPHPRTGKPLEISAPLPPHIKASFDFFGFTEGESGPPFVSFEED, from the coding sequence ATGAGTGAAGTCCAGACCCTGACCATCGCCGAGGAAGAGGCCGAGATTCGCCTCGACCGCTGGTTCAAGCGCCATTTCCCCACCGTCAGCCATGGGCTGCTGGAAAAGTGGCTGCGCGCCGGCAACGTCCGGGTGGACGGCAAGCGCGCCAAATCCAACCAGCGGCTGGAAGCCGGGCAAAGCGTGCGCATCCCGCCGCTGCCCGCCGCCGAGGCGCCCCCCCGCGAGGTCAAGCCCGCGCCGGTGGACGAGAAGACCGCCCGCATGCTGCGCGACGCGGTCATCTACATGGACGACGACATCATTGCCCTCAACAAGCCGCCGGGTCTGGCGGTACAGGGCGGCACCGGCATGGCCGACAAGCATCTGGACGCCTGGCTGGACGCGCTGTCCTTCGATGGCGGCCGCCCCAAGCTGGTCCATCGTCTGGACAAGGACACCTCGGGGGTGCTGCTGCTGGGCCGCACCGCCAATGCCGCCGCCAAGCTGGCCGCCGCCTTCAAAAGCCGCGCCGCCCGCAAGTGCTATTGGGCGCTGGTGGCCGGCGTGCCGCGCTATCCCCAGGGCCGCATCGATGCTCCCCTCGCCAAGCTGCCCGGCAAGGCCGGCGAGAAGGTGGCGGTGGACAAGGAGGACGGCAAGCACGCCGTCACCTATTACCGCGTGGTGGATTCCACCCTGAAGCGGGCCGCCTGGCTGGAACTGGAGCCGCGAACCGGGCGCACCCACCAGTTGCGCGCCCATTGCCTGCTGCTGGGCACTCCCATCATGGGCGACGGCAAGTATGGCGGGGCGGCCGCCCTGATCGAGGGCACCGGCGTATCGCGCAAGCTGCACCTGCACGCCCGCGCCGTGCGCCTGCCCCATCCGCGCACCGGCAAGCCGCTGGAGATTTCGGCGCCGCTGCCGCCCCATATCAAGGCCAGCTTCGACTTCTTCGGCTTCACCGAGGGCGAATCCGGCCCGCCCTTCGTGTCCTTCGAGGAAGATTAG
- a CDS encoding AsmA family protein, with protein MRLSTIAKIVAALVLVLVVALIGAGKALKSEIYNAFLADRIKAATGLDLSFAGPTKLKLGPSPVLSFTGVTLSAGKGADIVYVDRIEARVALVPLALRQFRLESLTLIRPVIHSRNLARLAAFKPVDITDTPSGAPLTRLALSEVRIEDAAIRWDGGTIQVAKALMRPESEAGGPVALQLDGRWQDSRFDLTGVIGPLAALGGTKPYPIQIKGAVGGANLTLRGTMTAPLAGKGLDLEIRAQGEELTDLLRLRPGKAAPQAFGPFKLVAHVNDAAGPLALSDIDAVIGRRESQLITAKGQVADALGLGGVDLAFGLEAESLSGAMRMLGLDLPNAGPVKLSARLADIENGWRLTGLKSNLGKSDLAGELSLVLAPRPRLYGRLAAAQLNLGDFALPPPRAGAPSQSSQPQRPAIPIDDGRILGVEPLALDLIKDMDAALSLTAARLQVGQTTLADAVGELRMTAGRLALEAFAARAGEGRLTGEVRLDAAAKVPTLALRLSGGGVDPALLTGGALKGAKADFVLDLKAQGANIRTMAGTAEGSLAVTLGEVVLAQNSWGDLPARLARDVDAGAREADGLHLRCLAARLPVKAGLVSLDRGLGVETAGSGAMAFGSIDLRTEALDVTVASRSAPPQKIKGILGAPIVTAEGAGRAQADATPCRTAQARRLAR; from the coding sequence ATGAGGTTGAGCACGATTGCCAAGATCGTTGCCGCCCTGGTCCTGGTTCTGGTGGTTGCGCTGATCGGAGCCGGCAAGGCCCTGAAATCCGAGATCTACAACGCCTTCCTGGCCGACCGGATCAAGGCCGCCACCGGCCTCGATCTCAGCTTCGCCGGTCCCACCAAGCTGAAGCTGGGGCCGTCGCCGGTGCTCAGCTTTACCGGCGTGACCTTGTCGGCCGGCAAGGGCGCCGACATCGTCTATGTCGACCGCATCGAAGCCCGCGTCGCCCTGGTGCCGCTGGCGCTGCGCCAATTCCGGCTGGAATCGCTTACCCTGATCCGTCCGGTCATACATTCGCGGAATCTGGCCCGCCTTGCGGCGTTCAAGCCGGTCGACATCACCGACACCCCGTCGGGCGCCCCCCTCACCCGCCTGGCTTTGTCCGAGGTGCGGATCGAGGACGCCGCCATCCGCTGGGACGGCGGCACCATCCAGGTGGCCAAGGCCCTGATGCGACCGGAGAGCGAGGCCGGTGGACCGGTGGCGCTGCAACTGGATGGACGCTGGCAAGACAGCCGCTTCGACCTTACCGGGGTGATCGGACCGCTGGCCGCCCTGGGCGGCACCAAACCCTATCCCATCCAGATCAAGGGCGCCGTCGGAGGCGCCAACCTCACCCTGCGCGGCACCATGACGGCGCCGCTGGCCGGCAAGGGTCTCGACCTGGAAATCCGCGCCCAGGGCGAGGAACTGACCGATCTGCTGCGCCTGCGCCCCGGCAAGGCCGCCCCCCAGGCCTTCGGCCCCTTCAAGCTGGTAGCCCACGTCAATGATGCCGCCGGCCCGCTCGCCCTGTCCGATATCGACGCCGTCATCGGCCGCCGCGAGTCCCAGTTGATCACCGCCAAGGGGCAAGTGGCCGATGCCCTGGGGCTGGGGGGAGTGGATCTGGCCTTCGGCCTGGAAGCCGAATCCCTGAGCGGCGCCATGCGCATGCTGGGCCTCGACCTGCCCAATGCCGGACCGGTCAAGCTGTCGGCCCGGCTGGCCGACATCGAGAACGGCTGGCGCCTCACCGGCCTGAAGAGCAACCTGGGCAAGAGCGATCTGGCCGGGGAGCTGTCCCTGGTGCTGGCGCCGCGCCCGCGTCTGTATGGCCGTCTGGCCGCCGCCCAGTTGAATCTGGGGGATTTCGCCCTGCCGCCCCCCCGGGCCGGCGCCCCGTCCCAGTCCTCGCAGCCGCAGCGCCCGGCCATTCCCATCGATGACGGCCGCATCCTCGGTGTCGAGCCCCTGGCGCTTGATCTGATCAAGGACATGGATGCCGCTCTGTCCCTGACCGCCGCCCGCCTGCAGGTGGGGCAGACCACCCTGGCCGACGCCGTGGGCGAATTACGCATGACGGCGGGGCGGCTGGCGCTGGAGGCCTTCGCCGCCCGCGCCGGAGAGGGAAGGCTGACCGGCGAGGTCAGGCTGGACGCCGCGGCCAAGGTTCCCACCCTGGCGCTGCGCCTGAGCGGCGGCGGCGTCGACCCCGCCCTCCTGACCGGCGGCGCCCTGAAGGGAGCCAAGGCCGACTTCGTCCTCGACCTCAAGGCCCAGGGCGCCAATATCCGGACCATGGCCGGCACCGCCGAGGGCAGCCTCGCGGTTACCCTGGGCGAGGTGGTGCTGGCCCAGAACAGTTGGGGCGATCTTCCCGCCCGCCTGGCCCGCGACGTGGATGCCGGCGCCCGGGAAGCCGACGGCCTGCATCTGCGCTGTCTGGCGGCCCGCCTTCCGGTCAAGGCCGGGTTGGTCAGCCTCGACCGCGGCCTTGGCGTGGAGACCGCCGGCTCCGGCGCCATGGCCTTCGGCAGCATCGATCTGCGGACCGAAGCCCTGGATGTCACCGTCGCCAGCCGCAGCGCTCCGCCCCAGAAGATCAAGGGCATTCTCGGCGCGCCGATCGTCACTGCGGAAGGAGCCGGCCGAGCCCAGGCCGATGCCACTCCCTGCCGCACCGCCCAGGCTCGCCGCCTCGCCCGCTGA
- a CDS encoding methyl-accepting chemotaxis protein — MRDNGPITNREVELRDGDMLVSRTDAGGRITFVNKAFIDISGFTEQELLGAPHNVVRHPHMPKEAFTDLWVAIKSGRPWEGYVKNRTKTGDHYWVLANVTPFMEEGRIAGFISIRSKPTRAQINAAEQAYQLFRDGKAQGLTIRDGRVVSTGLAGKLAELKNSIAGRLCGVLATLGVLMLVVGWLGISGMRGIGNDVREVYQENTLPAIDLAEIADLAQENYRQIASIALQLQTNQHWVPVSERLAAIEANSQAINHKWEHYAQGSHPAEEVALIEKFAKARTAFRDQGLLPALDLTRKADGPALAKHFGETMRPLYNANHVALKDLITYQSRDAGKTYARAEQNLSSKAMLVVGALVVAIILGFVLAVWILAGIRNPLKAMERHFDAIAAGNQAHEIPAADVHEFGQLHSLLRALKARLGYSALEKAELDRQAEENRKAELNRVAKSLEDRVKGVVDLIDVSSGSLLGNAQTLSANAQQTMAQASNVTAMTGQVTANVQSVSAATQELSSSVTEISRQVAHAATISGDAVRQAGETDRMVRGLAEAAQKIGDVVSLINDIAAQTNLLALNATIEAARAGDAGKGFAVVANEVKHLANQTARATEEIGQQVNAIQSETRSAVDAIRSISGTIENISELSSAIAAAVEEQGAATAEIARSVEQAAHGTASAAENVEVVSGAAEETKMMSDQVYDAANGLKGASDQLALEVAGFIREIRCA, encoded by the coding sequence ATGCGTGATAATGGACCGATTACCAACCGTGAAGTGGAATTGCGGGACGGCGACATGCTGGTGTCGCGCACTGATGCCGGCGGCCGCATCACCTTCGTCAATAAGGCGTTCATCGATATCAGCGGCTTCACCGAGCAAGAGCTGCTGGGCGCCCCCCACAACGTGGTGCGCCATCCCCATATGCCCAAGGAGGCGTTCACCGATCTGTGGGTGGCCATCAAGTCCGGGCGGCCGTGGGAAGGCTATGTCAAGAACCGCACCAAGACCGGCGACCATTACTGGGTGCTGGCCAACGTCACGCCGTTTATGGAAGAGGGACGGATCGCCGGCTTCATCTCCATCCGCTCCAAGCCGACCCGCGCCCAGATCAATGCCGCCGAGCAGGCTTATCAGCTGTTCCGCGACGGCAAGGCCCAGGGACTGACCATCCGTGACGGGCGGGTGGTGTCCACCGGATTGGCCGGCAAGCTTGCCGAGTTGAAGAATTCCATCGCCGGACGTCTGTGCGGAGTGCTGGCGACGCTGGGCGTACTGATGCTGGTGGTGGGCTGGCTGGGCATTTCCGGCATGCGCGGCATCGGCAACGATGTGCGCGAGGTCTATCAGGAGAACACCCTGCCGGCCATCGATCTGGCCGAGATCGCCGATCTGGCGCAGGAAAACTATCGCCAGATCGCCAGCATCGCGCTCCAGTTACAGACCAACCAGCATTGGGTGCCGGTCAGCGAGCGGCTGGCCGCCATCGAGGCCAATTCGCAGGCCATCAACCACAAGTGGGAACACTATGCCCAGGGCAGCCATCCGGCCGAGGAGGTGGCCCTGATCGAAAAATTCGCCAAGGCGCGGACAGCCTTTCGCGACCAGGGACTGCTGCCCGCCCTGGACCTTACCCGCAAGGCCGATGGTCCCGCCCTGGCCAAGCATTTCGGCGAAACCATGCGGCCGCTCTATAACGCCAACCATGTCGCGCTCAAGGACCTGATCACCTATCAGAGCCGGGATGCCGGCAAGACCTATGCCAGGGCCGAACAGAACCTGTCGTCGAAGGCCATGCTGGTGGTCGGCGCCCTGGTCGTCGCCATCATCCTGGGCTTCGTCCTGGCCGTCTGGATACTGGCCGGCATCCGCAACCCCTTGAAGGCCATGGAGCGCCATTTCGACGCCATCGCCGCCGGCAATCAGGCCCATGAGATTCCGGCGGCCGACGTGCATGAGTTCGGGCAACTGCACTCGCTGTTGCGCGCCCTCAAGGCCCGGCTCGGCTATTCCGCCCTGGAAAAGGCCGAGCTGGACCGTCAGGCCGAGGAAAACCGCAAGGCCGAGCTCAACCGCGTCGCCAAATCCCTGGAAGATCGCGTCAAGGGGGTGGTCGACCTGATCGACGTATCGTCGGGCTCGCTGCTGGGCAACGCCCAGACCCTGTCTGCCAATGCCCAGCAGACCATGGCCCAGGCGAGCAACGTCACCGCCATGACCGGACAGGTTACCGCCAATGTCCAGTCGGTGTCGGCGGCGACCCAGGAACTGTCGTCCTCGGTCACCGAGATTTCCCGTCAGGTAGCCCATGCCGCCACCATCTCGGGGGATGCGGTGCGTCAGGCGGGCGAGACCGACCGCATGGTGCGCGGTCTGGCCGAGGCGGCCCAGAAGATCGGCGACGTGGTCAGCCTGATCAACGATATCGCGGCCCAGACCAACCTTTTGGCACTCAACGCCACCATCGAGGCGGCCAGGGCCGGCGACGCTGGCAAGGGCTTCGCCGTGGTCGCCAACGAGGTCAAGCATCTGGCCAACCAGACCGCCAGGGCCACCGAGGAGATCGGCCAGCAGGTCAATGCCATCCAGTCCGAGACCCGGTCGGCGGTGGACGCCATCCGCTCCATCTCGGGCACCATCGAGAATATCAGCGAGTTGTCCTCGGCCATCGCGGCGGCGGTGGAGGAGCAGGGCGCCGCCACCGCCGAGATCGCCCGTTCGGTGGAGCAGGCGGCCCACGGCACCGCCTCGGCCGCCGAGAACGTCGAGGTGGTCTCGGGCGCCGCCGAGGAAACCAAGATGATGTCGGATCAGGTCTACGACGCCGCCAACGGCCTCAAGGGCGCCTCCGACCAGTTGGCCCTGGAGGTGGCGGGCTTTATCCGCGAGATCCGCTGCGCGTAG
- a CDS encoding ATP12 family protein, with product MLKSIKRFYKDAATQAGDHGFSILLDGKAIKTPGARALAVTSRTLAEAIAEEWRSQGEQVLPSSMPMTQLASTALDRVGPERPHITEQLMNYAGTDLLCYRAEIPADLAARQTAAWQPLLDWAAQTLDAPLVTTTGLTAVAQPAGALAALRRHVESYDDWRLTAIQSATAAMGSLILGLALAEGRLDAEAAFQASQTDETYQIELWGEDWEAADRRAELRGDIEAAARFLGLLSPS from the coding sequence GTGCTCAAGTCCATCAAGCGTTTCTACAAGGATGCCGCCACCCAGGCCGGCGACCATGGGTTCTCCATCCTGTTGGACGGCAAGGCCATCAAGACCCCCGGTGCCCGCGCTCTTGCCGTCACCTCCCGGACGCTGGCCGAGGCCATCGCCGAGGAATGGCGCAGCCAGGGCGAGCAGGTTCTGCCCTCCTCCATGCCCATGACCCAGTTGGCCAGCACCGCGCTCGACCGGGTCGGCCCCGAGCGCCCCCACATCACCGAGCAGTTGATGAACTATGCCGGCACTGATCTGCTGTGCTATCGCGCCGAGATTCCGGCCGATCTGGCGGCACGCCAGACCGCCGCCTGGCAGCCTTTGCTGGATTGGGCCGCCCAGACCCTGGACGCGCCGCTGGTCACCACCACCGGCCTGACCGCCGTGGCCCAGCCCGCCGGGGCGCTGGCCGCCCTGCGGCGCCATGTGGAGTCCTACGACGACTGGCGGCTGACCGCCATTCAGTCGGCCACCGCCGCCATGGGCTCGTTGATTTTGGGCCTTGCCCTGGCCGAGGGCCGCCTGGACGCCGAAGCGGCGTTCCAGGCCTCCCAGACCGACGAGACCTACCAGATCGAGCTGTGGGGCGAGGATTGGGAAGCCGCCGACCGCCGCGCCGAGCTCAGGGGCGATATAGAGGCGGCGGCCCGCTTCCTGGGGCTGCTCAGCCCTTCTTGA
- the rplQ gene encoding 50S ribosomal protein L17, whose translation MRHGMSGRKLNRDKSARKALFVSLSNALLKHEQIKTTLPKAKDLRPVVEKLITLGKRGDLHARRQAYAFLRDDKVVAKLFAVIGERYKTRNGGYCRVLKAGFRYGDCAPMAIIELVDRDPTAKGTDSGPTADKKADADEE comes from the coding sequence ATGCGTCATGGTATGTCCGGCCGTAAGCTGAACCGCGACAAGTCGGCCCGTAAGGCCCTGTTCGTCAGCTTGTCCAATGCGCTGTTGAAGCACGAGCAGATCAAGACCACCCTGCCCAAGGCCAAGGACCTGCGTCCGGTGGTCGAGAAGCTGATCACGCTGGGCAAGCGCGGCGACCTGCACGCCCGCCGCCAGGCCTATGCCTTCCTGCGCGACGACAAGGTGGTCGCCAAGCTGTTCGCCGTGATCGGCGAGCGCTACAAGACCCGCAACGGCGGCTATTGCCGCGTGCTGAAGGCCGGCTTCCGCTACGGCGATTGCGCCCCCATGGCCATCATCGAGCTGGTTGATCGCGACCCCACCGCCAAGGGCACCGACTCCGGTCCGACCGCCGACAAGAAGGCCGATGCCGACGAAGAGTAA
- a CDS encoding lysylphosphatidylglycerol synthase domain-containing protein, with protein sequence MKGNLLRLGVIVLIVIAAWYMRDGFGDVGGALDTAGWSGVALMALTHALPVALCGIAWGLLQDDVPTLKFSVARWIKDGVGELAGILPLSGEMAAIRLMTRYGFRVADASAIVMVDVTAEAIAQFFFSLLGVGLWLHLYPDAAVTRWALIALGVSIPGLAVFVALQRSVVMRFLETLPSRIMPHAWDAPDADSGVHAAVNALYANHRRFARSVFWHVLAWAAGALEAWVALRLLGYPMGLAEVLALESIIYAIRSVAFVVPGAIGLQEGGYMLVGAVLGLPTEIALAVSLLKRGRELLMGLPALFAWHYIEHSTAKAKASAEKTEA encoded by the coding sequence ATGAAAGGCAACCTGCTGCGCCTGGGCGTCATCGTCCTGATCGTCATCGCCGCCTGGTACATGCGCGATGGCTTCGGCGACGTGGGCGGGGCGCTCGATACCGCCGGCTGGAGCGGCGTGGCGCTGATGGCGCTGACCCACGCTTTGCCGGTGGCGCTGTGCGGCATCGCCTGGGGCCTGCTGCAAGACGACGTCCCCACCCTGAAATTCTCGGTGGCCCGCTGGATCAAGGACGGAGTGGGCGAACTGGCCGGCATCCTGCCGCTGTCGGGCGAGATGGCCGCCATCCGCCTGATGACCCGCTACGGCTTCCGCGTCGCCGATGCCAGCGCCATCGTCATGGTGGACGTCACCGCCGAGGCCATCGCCCAGTTCTTCTTCAGCCTGCTGGGCGTCGGCCTGTGGCTGCATCTCTATCCCGACGCGGCGGTCACCCGCTGGGCGCTGATCGCCCTGGGCGTCAGCATCCCCGGTCTGGCCGTCTTCGTGGCGCTGCAGCGCTCGGTGGTGATGCGGTTCCTCGAGACCCTGCCGTCCAGGATCATGCCCCATGCCTGGGACGCCCCCGATGCCGATTCGGGGGTGCATGCCGCCGTCAACGCCCTCTATGCCAACCACCGCCGCTTCGCCCGCTCGGTCTTCTGGCACGTCCTGGCCTGGGCGGCGGGCGCGCTGGAGGCCTGGGTGGCGCTGCGCCTGCTGGGCTATCCCATGGGGCTGGCCGAGGTGCTGGCCCTGGAAAGCATCATCTACGCTATCCGCTCGGTGGCCTTCGTGGTGCCCGGCGCCATCGGCCTGCAGGAAGGCGGCTACATGCTGGTGGGCGCCGTGCTGGGCCTGCCCACCGAGATCGCCCTGGCGGTATCGCTGCTCAAGCGCGGGCGTGAATTGCTGATGGGCCTGCCGGCCCTGTTCGCCTGGCACTACATCGAGCACTCCACCGCCAAGGCAAAGGCCTCGGCCGAGAAGACCGAGGCCTGA
- a CDS encoding methyltransferase domain-containing protein — translation MAVVMGMPPADREAIFNRVLELTRGGAHQEVVDLCSGLQDTIAADAGILSLWGMACFHLERIGAAAELFRRALDAAPEDRQIRHNLSVALVRSGRAEEAVAMFATRAAPWDGRAEDSLPVPTLDAISEDYDGNPLHQYFSQRLLSLYQGAFPGRRLRRVLELGVGTGLLGTRLPASATTVTGIELSPAMIAKARERKIYDQLVEGRLPGVLETLDGPFESILSSCVMCYFADLEPFFRHAARLLTADGAFLFSVDPLDDAGEIGVTGPGEYAHSRPYLRRVAEASGFRTVAMEIDVHRGAPGFWCAFKKG, via the coding sequence ATGGCCGTTGTGATGGGTATGCCACCTGCCGACCGCGAGGCGATTTTCAATCGGGTCCTGGAATTGACGCGGGGCGGAGCCCATCAGGAGGTGGTGGACCTGTGCAGCGGTCTCCAGGACACCATTGCCGCCGATGCCGGCATCCTGTCCCTCTGGGGCATGGCGTGCTTTCACCTTGAGCGCATTGGGGCGGCGGCCGAGCTGTTTCGGAGGGCGCTGGACGCCGCGCCGGAGGACCGCCAGATCCGCCACAACCTGTCCGTCGCGCTGGTCCGCAGCGGCCGGGCGGAAGAGGCGGTGGCCATGTTCGCTACCCGCGCGGCCCCCTGGGACGGCAGGGCGGAGGACAGCCTGCCGGTCCCAACATTGGATGCCATTTCCGAGGACTACGACGGCAACCCCCTGCATCAGTATTTCAGCCAGCGTCTGCTGAGCCTTTATCAGGGGGCTTTTCCGGGCCGTCGCTTGCGCCGCGTGCTGGAACTCGGCGTCGGAACCGGCCTGCTGGGGACCCGGCTGCCCGCCTCCGCCACCACGGTGACCGGCATCGAACTGTCGCCGGCCATGATCGCCAAGGCGCGGGAGCGCAAGATTTACGATCAGCTGGTCGAAGGCCGTCTTCCCGGCGTCCTGGAGACGCTGGACGGACCGTTCGAATCCATCCTGTCATCCTGCGTGATGTGTTACTTCGCCGATCTGGAGCCGTTCTTCCGTCATGCGGCCAGGCTTCTGACCGCCGACGGTGCCTTCCTCTTCTCGGTCGACCCCCTGGACGACGCGGGCGAGATCGGGGTTACCGGCCCGGGGGAATACGCCCACAGCCGGCCCTATCTGCGACGGGTGGCGGAGGCCAGCGGCTTTCGCACGGTGGCCATGGAAATCGATGTGCACCGGGGAGCCCCCGGCTTCTGGTGCGCCTTCAAGAAGGGCTGA
- a CDS encoding HAD family hydrolase: MSHLRLAVFDVDGTLVDSQHNIVSAMTEAWSNLNLGIPRPEQVRRIIGLSLVDACAVLLPWANPTVHRAVADAYKEAFRAMRLLPDTMEPLFPGVKEALDRLEGEGWLLGIATGKSRRGVDSLLEAHDLQGRFVTIQTADDNPSKPNPAMLRRAAADCGLEPGEIVMIGDTAYDMAMASAARTAAVGVSWGYHSLDELQRAGAQVVLDTFDNLTEVLDAITGDKANTGDTE; this comes from the coding sequence ATGTCCCATCTGCGCCTTGCCGTCTTCGATGTGGACGGCACCCTGGTGGACAGCCAGCATAATATCGTTTCGGCCATGACCGAGGCGTGGAGCAACCTGAATCTGGGCATTCCCCGGCCCGAACAGGTGCGCCGCATCATCGGCCTGTCGCTGGTGGATGCCTGCGCCGTGCTGCTGCCCTGGGCCAATCCCACCGTTCACCGCGCCGTGGCCGACGCCTACAAGGAAGCCTTCCGCGCCATGCGCCTGCTGCCCGACACCATGGAGCCGCTGTTTCCCGGCGTGAAGGAAGCCCTCGACCGCCTGGAGGGCGAGGGCTGGCTGCTGGGAATCGCCACCGGCAAGTCGCGGCGCGGCGTCGATTCCCTGCTGGAGGCCCACGACCTCCAGGGCCGCTTCGTCACCATCCAGACCGCCGACGACAATCCCAGCAAGCCCAACCCGGCCATGCTGCGCCGGGCCGCCGCCGATTGCGGGCTGGAGCCGGGCGAGATCGTCATGATCGGCGACACCGCCTATGACATGGCCATGGCTTCCGCCGCCCGCACCGCCGCCGTCGGCGTGTCGTGGGGCTATCACTCCCTGGATGAACTGCAGCGCGCCGGCGCCCAGGTGGTGCTCGACACCTTCGACAACCTGACCGAGGTGCTGGACGCCATCACCGGAGATAAGGCCAACACCGGAGATACCGAATGA
- a CDS encoding DNA-directed RNA polymerase subunit alpha produces the protein MIQKNWQELIKPNKLHVEPGADAQRTATVVAEPLERGFGMTLGNSLRRVLLSSLQGAAVTAIQIDGVLHEFSSIPGVREDVTDIILNIKTLGLRMHGEGPKRMHLRAVGPGEVTAGLIEVGHDIEIMDPELVLCTLDEGAKLNIEFTVETGKGYVPASQNRPEDSPIGLIPIDAIFSPVRKVAYKVENTRVGQVTDYDKLSMTVETNGAVTPDDAVALAARILQDQLQLFINFEEPTAVVEEEKKDELPFNKNLLRKVDELELSVRSANCLKNDNIIYIGDLVQKTEAEMLRTPNFGRKSLNEIKEVLAQMGLHLGMEIANWPPENIEELAKKLEEPY, from the coding sequence GTGATTCAGAAGAACTGGCAGGAACTGATTAAGCCCAACAAGCTCCATGTGGAGCCTGGGGCCGATGCCCAGCGCACCGCCACCGTGGTCGCCGAACCGCTGGAACGCGGCTTCGGTATGACTCTCGGCAATTCCCTGCGCCGTGTGCTGCTGTCGTCGCTGCAGGGCGCCGCCGTCACCGCCATCCAGATTGACGGAGTTCTGCATGAATTCTCGTCGATCCCCGGCGTGCGCGAGGACGTCACCGACATCATCCTCAATATCAAGACCCTCGGCCTGCGCATGCATGGCGAAGGGCCCAAGCGGATGCACCTGCGGGCCGTCGGCCCCGGCGAAGTCACCGCCGGCCTGATCGAAGTCGGTCACGATATCGAGATCATGGACCCCGAACTGGTGCTGTGCACCCTGGACGAGGGCGCCAAGCTGAACATCGAGTTCACGGTCGAGACCGGCAAGGGTTATGTCCCCGCCTCGCAGAACCGTCCCGAGGATTCGCCGATCGGTCTCATTCCGATCGACGCCATCTTCTCGCCGGTGCGCAAGGTCGCCTACAAGGTGGAAAACACCCGCGTGGGCCAGGTCACCGACTACGACAAGCTGTCCATGACCGTCGAGACCAACGGCGCGGTCACTCCGGATGACGCCGTGGCCCTGGCCGCCCGCATCCTGCAGGATCAGCTGCAGCTGTTCATCAACTTCGAGGAGCCCACCGCGGTCGTCGAGGAAGAGAAGAAGGACGAACTGCCCTTCAATAAGAACCTGCTGCGCAAGGTCGACGAGCTGGAGCTTTCGGTCCGCTCGGCCAACTGCCTGAAGAACGACAACATCATCTACATCGGCGACCTGGTCCAGAAGACCGAGGCCGAGATGCTGCGTACTCCCAATTTCGGTCGCAAGTCGCTGAACGAGATCAAGGAAGTGCTGGCTCAGATGGGTCTGCATCTGGGCATGGAAATTGCCAATTGGCCGCCCGAGAATATCGAAGAGCTGGCCAAGAAGCTGGAAGAGCCCTACTGA